From the genome of Sphingobacterium kitahiroshimense, one region includes:
- a CDS encoding DUF4139 domain-containing protein yields MEITKISLTIGSIIISGSLFAQSPQIIKTDLKEVMLYTNAAELNHHATVNLPTGTSELVFTHVANGIDENSIQIGSSPNVTVMSVRSAVNYIGADVKSDAFVQAENLYKKEANALKAFENQKATEESILKLLENNQKIAGTNGSTTVAELAKMADYYKTKYLEVKSNITILEDKIVSQQDVVNRAKVQLEEVQGQTTGSGGQLIVQVINNQAGNQPFDITYTSSQASWNASYDLRSASTTAPLEIIYKANVTQETGIDWKQVHLTLSTGAPSQYGIAPTLVPWQLYYNQPTFPQALQNKASGLVLDEVVTISDKKNIRIRGTNGINAYTQQNENQLNTTFDITIPYDIASNGKPHSVSLKEYKHPANYNYVAIPRLDPSVYLMAELTDYEKLNLMPGIANVMFENMLVGKTFIDPNMSTDTLKMSMGRDKMISIKRDKVNDLSQTKILGGSKKQSLVYEITIKNNKKSSVTINLQDQIPISTDKSMEITVDDQDGAELTKETGILKWNVTVPAGATKKIRFGYSLKYPKDKQVNIY; encoded by the coding sequence ATGGAGATAACAAAGATTTCATTAACAATTGGTAGCATCATCATCAGTGGCAGTTTATTTGCACAGAGCCCCCAAATTATTAAGACGGATTTAAAAGAGGTTATGCTGTATACCAATGCGGCTGAACTGAATCATCATGCAACCGTAAACCTGCCCACAGGAACTAGTGAACTTGTATTTACACATGTTGCAAATGGCATCGATGAAAACAGTATTCAGATCGGAAGCTCTCCTAACGTAACGGTGATGTCCGTACGGTCAGCTGTCAATTATATTGGAGCTGATGTCAAAAGTGACGCATTTGTACAAGCAGAGAATTTATACAAAAAGGAGGCTAACGCTTTAAAAGCTTTTGAAAATCAAAAGGCAACGGAAGAAAGTATCTTAAAACTACTGGAAAACAATCAAAAAATAGCTGGAACAAATGGTAGTACCACTGTTGCTGAACTTGCTAAAATGGCCGATTATTATAAGACTAAATACCTGGAGGTAAAAAGTAATATTACCATATTAGAAGATAAAATCGTTAGCCAGCAAGATGTCGTTAACAGAGCAAAAGTCCAGCTAGAAGAGGTACAGGGACAAACAACAGGTTCAGGGGGACAACTGATTGTTCAGGTTATCAATAACCAAGCTGGAAATCAACCTTTCGACATTACGTATACATCTTCACAGGCATCCTGGAATGCATCATATGATCTACGATCCGCTAGTACTACTGCACCGTTGGAAATCATTTACAAAGCGAATGTCACGCAAGAAACCGGAATCGACTGGAAACAGGTTCATCTGACCTTGTCAACAGGTGCTCCGTCTCAATACGGAATAGCGCCAACGCTAGTTCCTTGGCAACTGTATTATAATCAACCCACGTTTCCTCAAGCTTTGCAAAATAAGGCTTCAGGCCTTGTGCTTGATGAGGTCGTTACCATAAGTGACAAAAAAAATATCCGCATTCGGGGAACAAATGGTATCAATGCTTATACGCAGCAAAACGAAAATCAGCTGAATACGACATTTGATATTACTATCCCATACGATATTGCATCCAACGGCAAGCCACATAGTGTATCGTTAAAAGAATACAAGCATCCGGCAAATTACAATTATGTAGCGATACCTCGCTTAGATCCTAGCGTTTATCTCATGGCGGAATTAACAGATTACGAAAAACTAAATCTGATGCCCGGAATTGCAAATGTCATGTTCGAAAATATGCTGGTTGGCAAGACCTTTATTGATCCAAATATGTCTACCGATACGCTCAAAATGAGCATGGGGAGAGACAAGATGATCAGCATAAAGCGTGACAAGGTGAATGATCTATCTCAAACCAAGATATTGGGCGGAAGCAAAAAACAAAGCTTGGTGTATGAGATCACCATAAAAAATAATAAGAAGAGCAGTGTAACCATCAACCTGCAGGACCAGATACCAATTTCGACAGACAAATCGATGGAAATCACAGTCGATGATCAAGACGGCGCCGAATTAACAAAAGAGACCGGTATCCTGAAATGGAATGTCACAGTTCCTGCTGGCGCTACTAAAAAGATCCGATTTGGCTATAGTTTAAAATATCCAAAAGATAAACAGGTAAACATTTATTAA
- a CDS encoding SprT-like domain-containing protein, producing the protein MQDYSATLKRFMPEEAAPIISRWINDTGCLFKISKTRSTKLGDYRAPFRTAGHRISVNHDLNPYSFLITTIHEFAHLQTWQQHKHAVKPHGSEWKSNFQNLMNPFLGLQIFPAEIATAVAQYLANPAASSCTDLHLFRTLKKFDKHADQVLTVEMLPEKSHFKLQNGRVFQKQEKVRKRYKCVELSSNKIYLFHPIAEIYPIETTHQHEKTI; encoded by the coding sequence ATGCAGGATTATAGTGCTACATTGAAAAGATTTATGCCCGAAGAGGCTGCTCCCATTATCTCCAGATGGATCAATGATACGGGCTGTTTATTCAAAATATCTAAAACCCGAAGTACAAAACTTGGTGATTATCGTGCACCTTTTCGTACGGCTGGCCATCGCATTTCGGTGAATCATGATCTCAACCCCTATTCCTTCTTGATCACCACCATTCATGAGTTTGCACATCTGCAGACTTGGCAACAGCATAAACATGCTGTGAAGCCGCATGGGAGTGAATGGAAGTCTAATTTTCAAAATTTAATGAATCCATTTTTAGGGCTTCAGATTTTTCCTGCTGAAATTGCCACGGCTGTAGCGCAATATTTAGCAAATCCGGCAGCATCCAGTTGTACTGATCTTCATCTTTTTCGTACCCTTAAAAAATTTGACAAACATGCCGATCAGGTATTAACTGTTGAAATGTTACCTGAAAAAAGTCATTTCAAATTACAGAATGGCCGGGTATTTCAAAAGCAGGAAAAAGTGAGAAAGCGCTACAAATGCGTAGAATTGAGCAGTAACAAAATTTATCTTTTCCATCCTATTGCGGAGATTTATCCTATTGAAACAACACATCAACATGAAAAAACAATTTAA
- a CDS encoding M28 family metallopeptidase, translated as MKKQFKYIALGIACMGMPHLVSAQTKQNTLDQKALSSITEKSYKSTILKLSSDEFMGRKPFTKGDTLATNYIAAQFKALGLKPGNGNSYFQEVPMVEITSTPNVSLSLKSSQDELSLNNLTDYVVTSRRLQDHVELKNTELVFVGFGIVAPEYQWNDYQDLDVKGKTVVVMVNDPGHYDKSLFKGDTMTYYGRWTYKYEEAARQGAAGVMIIHQTKAASYGWNVIRTGWGNAPQMDLDNVSDPHKYAQVEGWLSTESTSKLFKLAGYDDSLMEKAKKKGFKAVPLGITTNFEVSNKIKRSKSNNVIARLEGKSRKDENIIYTAHWDHLGIGEAVNGDSIYNGAIDNAAGVAALFEIAKAFKAAKKAPERSIVFLAVTSEEDGLLGSDYYVRNPIYPLNKTVANINMDAFSAAGATKDVSIVGKGQSDMDDYAERSALKFDRYTKSEGNPGSGGFYRSDHFNFAKVGVPAFYAGSGNDYLEKDRFIIEKRKKALEGRYHAVNDEVIPEWNFEGMLADILLFFDIGYTLSQEATFPKWKEKSEFKEIGEKR; from the coding sequence ATGAAAAAACAATTTAAATACATAGCGTTAGGTATAGCATGCATGGGTATGCCGCATCTTGTATCAGCGCAAACGAAGCAAAATACCCTCGATCAAAAAGCTCTCAGCAGCATTACCGAAAAAAGCTATAAGAGCACCATCCTCAAACTTTCATCGGATGAATTTATGGGTAGAAAACCCTTTACAAAGGGGGATACTTTGGCGACCAACTATATCGCGGCTCAATTTAAAGCACTAGGACTAAAACCAGGTAATGGCAACAGTTACTTTCAGGAAGTTCCGATGGTAGAGATTACCTCCACTCCCAATGTAAGCCTATCTTTAAAATCTTCGCAAGACGAACTCTCACTAAATAATCTTACAGATTATGTGGTAACAAGCCGTCGTCTGCAGGATCATGTGGAATTGAAAAATACAGAGCTCGTTTTTGTAGGATTTGGTATCGTTGCTCCGGAATATCAGTGGAATGATTATCAAGATCTTGATGTAAAGGGAAAGACTGTCGTTGTCATGGTCAATGATCCCGGACATTATGATAAGTCTCTTTTTAAAGGCGATACAATGACCTATTATGGAAGATGGACATACAAGTACGAAGAAGCAGCACGTCAAGGTGCCGCAGGCGTTATGATAATCCATCAGACAAAAGCAGCTAGTTACGGTTGGAATGTGATCCGTACAGGCTGGGGAAATGCGCCACAGATGGACTTAGATAATGTGAGCGACCCTCATAAATATGCACAAGTGGAAGGCTGGTTATCGACAGAAAGTACATCCAAGCTTTTTAAACTAGCAGGTTATGATGACTCACTAATGGAAAAAGCGAAGAAAAAAGGCTTCAAAGCAGTTCCTTTGGGAATAACAACAAATTTTGAGGTCAGCAATAAAATAAAAAGATCAAAGTCAAATAATGTCATCGCCAGACTTGAAGGTAAAAGCCGTAAAGATGAAAATATTATCTACACCGCACATTGGGATCATCTCGGCATTGGCGAAGCAGTCAATGGAGACTCAATCTATAATGGTGCCATTGATAATGCTGCTGGGGTAGCGGCACTATTTGAGATTGCAAAAGCTTTTAAAGCAGCTAAAAAAGCTCCCGAACGTTCCATTGTATTTCTTGCCGTGACTTCGGAAGAAGACGGGTTACTGGGATCGGATTATTATGTTCGAAATCCGATTTACCCTTTAAATAAAACAGTTGCTAATATCAATATGGATGCCTTCAGTGCTGCGGGTGCTACCAAAGATGTATCTATTGTTGGAAAAGGGCAATCGGATATGGATGACTATGCCGAACGTTCTGCTCTCAAATTTGACCGCTATACGAAATCAGAGGGCAATCCTGGATCCGGAGGCTTCTATCGTTCTGATCATTTCAATTTTGCGAAGGTTGGTGTTCCTGCATTTTATGCTGGTAGTGGAAACGATTATCTGGAAAAAGATCGGTTCATTATTGAAAAACGAAAAAAAGCATTAGAGGGCCGTTATCATGCTGTCAACGATGAAGTGATTCCGGAGTGGAATTTTGAAGGTATGTTAGCCGATATTCTACTATTTTTTGATATTGGTTATACCTTAAGTCAAGAAGCGACTTTCCCGAAATGGAAAGAAAAATCTGAATTTAAAGAAATAGGCGAAAAGCGTTAG